The sequence AGCCGGCCACGTAATGTCACACATCCTCCCGGGAGTGGCCCTCTTTGGAGCGATGCTGACATAGTGTGCACCGTTTGCCGCTTTTCAAAAGGGGGTGTTGCATGTCGGATTTGACCGGTGAAGCAGAAAAATCACCCCCTGACAAGATCACGCTGCGCGCACGTCTACTTACCGCACGTCGATCACTGACGTCCGCCGACCGCGCGGCCGCCGCCGCGCGGCTGCGGGATCACACCCTTGCCTACGTACGCCGATCCGCACCGCGAACCATCGCCGCCTACGTCCCGGCCGGTCCGGAACCGGGCGGCCCGGACCTGCCCGACGCCCTGCGAGCCGCACTCCCCTCCGGCGGCCGCCTCCTGCTCCCGGTGCTGCTGCCGGACAACGACCTGGACTGGGCGGAGTACACCGGCTCGCTGGCCCCCGCCTCCCGTGGCCTGCACGAACCCCCCGGCCCCCGCCTCGGCCCCCCGGCGATCCGCGAAGCCGACCTGATCCTCGTCCCGGCTCTGGCCGTGGGCCGGGACGGCACACGCATGGGCCGCGGCGGCGGCTCCTACGACCGCGCGCTGTCCCGCCTGCCCACGCCAGGCCCCACGGTCATCGCCCTGCTGCACGACGACGAGGACCTCGATGCCGTCCCCGCCGGGCCCCATGACCGCCGGGTGCACGGCGTCCTCACACCATCCGGCGGCTTCTCCCCCCGCCCGATCTGACCACCCCCGATCCGCCTCGCCTCTTCCCCGGCCACCTCTCCCTCGCCGCGTCCGGCCATCCCGCGGTCTCTGCCCCGGCCCTCGCCTGCGCCGGACCGGCCGGCCTCTCGCACCGTCGCCGCCCGCTCCGCCCGACTCGTCGTCTTGTTCCGCGTGGTTCGTCACATCCGGCGGCACGCCGGCGCCTCAGACCCGGGCCGGAGTGGACGAATTGACCTCCGATGCCGCAACATTGGCACTCGGAGTTGGCGAGTGCCAGCAGCCGACAGATCCGGAGGAGCCGTGCCTACCTACCAGTACGCCTGCACCGAGTGCGGTGAGCAGCTTGAAGCCGTGCAGTCTTTCTCCGACCCGGCACTGACCGAGTGCCCGAACTGCCAGGGCAAGCTTCGCAAGGTGTTCAACTCGGTCGGCATCGTCTTCAAGGGCTCCGGCTTCTACCGCAACGACTCCCGTTCCGGCAGTGTGAGCGCCGAGAAGTCGAACGGCTCCGCCGACTCGGCCACGAAGAAGTCCGAGACCACCCCGGCTGCTTCCACCGCGAGCACGTCCTCCTCCACCAGCAGCACCTCCTCATCGAGCAGCAGCTCCACCGGCAGCTCGTCCTCCGGCGCGAAGGCCGCCGCCGCTTCCTGACCTTGCGACAGAGGGCGTGCCCGTCCCGGGCACGCCCTCTGTCATGCCGTCCCGGGATGGTCCGCGCCGGCAGCGCCCAGCTGGCCGCCGTCGCACTTCGGACCCAACCGCCCACTCCGGGCCCGCTGCGCCGTCCGCGGGCCAATCGTGACAGCTGCGGCACCCGATCCTTCGGTTGTCCACATTTCCGCTCTGTCCACAGGCCGCGCCACCCCCGGCTCGGATCCCGCCTAACCTCGCCGCCTGAGCACAGCGAACGGCGACGGGAGGGCGAATCTCATGGGCGGATCCGGTGACCACAACGAACGCTTGGACCCGGTGCGCTGGCGGCCCGGCCGTGGTCGCCTGCTGCGGCTCGGGGCGGTGGCGATCCTGCTGGCCACCGCTGCCGGCCTGATCTGGTCGCGCCCGGCGGCCGAGCCATGCCCCGCTCCGGCAGCCCTCGGAGACCCGATCCAGACCATCGCCGCCTCCGGGCTGCCCGCAACGCCCGGGGCGTCCGGCAGACCACCCATCCCGGATGGCACCGTCGGCGTCCCGGTGCGGCTGGCCGACCCGACCGCGCTGGCCCTGATCCATCCCGGCAACCGCGTGGACCTGTTACGGCTCGACGACGAGGGCGCCGGCGCCCCGGTGGCGAGGGCCGCGCTGGTGCTGGATGTGACCGGCGCCGACGATCCGACTGTCGGCGGGCTGCTGCTGGCGCTCGACCCGGGACAGGCGGCACGGGCCGTCAGCGCTCCGGAGCGCGGTTTCGCGGTCCTGATCCGCCCGGGGTGACCACGGGCTCGCCGCCGGCCGCCGGCTCAGGCGCCGGGACGCGGCCGGGGCACGACCGGCTCACGGCCGGCGGGCAAGCTGAGCGTCCCCGGAGCAGCCGGCGGACGCCCGAACCACAGGAGCCCGACCCGGCCTGACCCGGGGCAGTCCGTCAGCTCAGGAAACGAACGACCAGCTCAGGAAACGAACGACTCAGCCCCAGTGCGGTGGGCGATCGTCGAACAGGCGGTCGTCATTGGAGTAGTCACGCTCGCCCCAGCCGCGCTCGGTGTCGTCCCGAGTCTGGTCCGGCAACACCGGCGCCTCCTCGGACTCGAAGTCCACCTCACGCTCGGCGTCGTGGTCCCGCTCAGGGCCGTCCAGGATGTCCACGACTAGAAGGGTAAGCCGACATCGCTTCGGCCGTCGTCCCCCTCCGGCTGTACCGTCGGTGAACGTGAGCTCCCCCACCGATGGCCCGGACGACGACGCGTACTGGCAGCGGCCGGAGCCGGGCGCCGCATCGCTCGGCCGGCCGCCCGAGGACCAGCCCACCGCCCCCGAGCCGCCGCCGTACCCGGGTCCGCCGCGCACCGACCCGCCCGCCCCGCACTGGCGGCCGCCGACGATCGCCACGCCACCGCCGCCGCGTCACATGCCGGCTCAGGACATGGACGCCATCGACGAGGCGGAAGGCTCGGCGCGCACCGTGACCTACGGGGTGGGCCTGGTCGCCGGCGCGATCGCGATCGTCCTGATCTGCCTGCTCTGCGGGCGCGCCCTGCTCTGACGGGCGCCGGGGCACGGAGGAGCTGGCACTGGGCCGCTTCGTGCCGGCCCGGGTCCGGCGCGCAGGACCCGGGGCACACGATGCGGACACCCGCCCGTGCACGAACACATGCTGACCGGATACGGCCGGGAAACGCGAACACCCCTCGCGTCACGGCCCGAGAACGGGAAACGCCGTCGGGACCGGAGAGGCCGACGACGTCGGCGACATTCCGGCGATACAGCCGGAACCGCAGAAGCCCGGCGACGTCCGCGACGTTCCGGCGATACAGCCGGAACCGCAGAAGCCCGGCGACGTCCGCGACATTCCGGCGATGCCTCAGTAGGTACCCCAGACCGCGGTCGCACCCGAGTCGCCGGTCTTGAAGATGTAGTAACCGCTTCCGGCCGCCAGCGCCACCGTGACCACCGCGAACGCCACCTGCGCGATCGTCGGCAGCGACTTCCCGCGGGAGGTCAGCGCCACCAGGACCAGGCTGACCACGCCCAGGGCGAGGGAGAACCAGAGCGTCGTCGTGCCGTAGTCCATGTGGCTGTCCAGGATCTGTTTGCCCTTGCCCTGCAGGCCGTGCGAGAGGAGCCGGTGGTACAGCTCGGAGCCGGACTGCTTGGCGACGAACGTGGAGGCCGGCGCCACCACGGCGAGCAGCGCGACCGCCCATCCGAGGCGGGGACGCCACGGCGCGACTAGGGCGTACACCACCGCGCCGAGTCCGAGCAACGGGACGAAGACCACTGCGGCATGCAGCACGAGAATATGTACGGGCAAGCCGTTGACCTGGTCGAACACTTTTCCTCCTCGGTCCGGGGTGACCGCAAGCTTAGAAGTTATGTGACGCCGCAAACATCCCCCTGTCAGCATTTACCGTGTGGAGCCGGTTCCGGTTCAGTCACGGCCGTGCCGGAAAGGGGCCGGTCGTGTTGTCATGGATGAATGTCGACCGGTGAAGAACTGCTGCGTGCGCACGGCCTGCGGGTCACCCGCCCACGGCTGGCCGTACTCGACGTCCTGACCGGCGGTGGCCACCTCGAGGTGGAGGAGATCGCCCGGCAGGTACGCACCCGGCTCGCCTCGGTCTCCACCCAGGCGGTGTACGACGTGCTCGGCGCGCTGTCCCGAGCCGGCCTGGCCCGGCGCATCGAACCGGCCGGCAGCCCGGCCCGCTACGAGGCCCGGGTCGGCGACAACCATCACCACATCGTCTGCCGTGGGTGCGGCGTGATCGCCGACGTCGACTGCGCGGTCGGCCGGCGGCCCTGCCTGTCGCCGAGCGAGGGGCACGGCTTCGCGCTGGACGAGGCGGAGGTCACGTTCTGGGGCCTGTGCCCGGATTGCCAGTCCCTGCGGGTGGCGGACACCGTCTGACCGCGGCCACCTCCTGCCATCCACGGACACCACTCCTCACCGCACAACGGCCCACGGCACCGCTCCTCACCACCCGGCGATTCTCGGACAGCGGCGGATCGTCACCCGGCCGTGGCAGGCTGGAGTGATGGCGGGCGACGTAGGCTTCTTCGGACCGGATTCGGTCACCTGGAAACTGCACCAGGAGCCCATCCTGGGGCTCGGCGGGCTCCGCTCGCTCTATCTGCAGGCACTGCACCCGCGGGCGGTCGCCGGTGTCTCGCAGAATTCGACGTTCCGCACCGACATGTGGGGCCGGCTGGCCCGCACCTCGGATTACGTGGTCACCGTCATCTACGGCAGCACGGCCGAGGCGGAGCAGGCCAGCGCCCGGTTGCGACGGCTGCACGCGCGGCTCAGCGCGGTCGATCCGCGTACCGGGGAATCCTTCCGGGTCGACGACCCGGACCTGCTGCGCTGGGTCCACGTGGCCGAGGTCGAATCCTTCCTGACCACCGCGCTGCGCGCCGGGGTGCGCCTGAGCGCCGCCGAGATCGACACCTATTACACCGAGCAGCTGCGCGCCGCCGCCCTGGTCGGCCTGGACCCGGCGACCGTGCCGGCCACCGCGGCCGAGGTGGATGACTACTACACCGCCATGCGCCCGGAGCTGGGCCTGACCCGGGACGGGGCGGAGGCCGCGTTCTTCCTGACCGTTCCGCCGGTTCCGGAGACCTGGGGCAGCCGACCACTGCGACTGGGCCTGACCCTCGGCCCGCCGCGCTGGGCGTACCTCGGCCTCGCCAGCACCGCGATCGGGCTGCTCCCGCCGTGGGCCCGGAAGATGTACGGCACTCCGGGCTGGCCCACCACCGACCTGGCCGCCGGCCTTTCCGCCCGCGGCCTGCGCGCCCTGCTCGGCAGCGTCCTGGCCGTGCTCCCCGCCCGGTACCGGGTGTCCCCGGCACGCCAAGCGGCCCTGGCCCGCGCCGGACTGGCCTGACCCGGGCGCGCTCCGGCCACCCGAACCGGTCAGGACCCGACACCGACCAGGTGCGACCGATCCGGATCCCAGCCGACCGCCCCGGACCGCGACGGGTCACCCGGCTCGGCGCGATCCATCCGCACCCGAAGCCCACCGCTCCCGACCGCGACGGGTCACCCGGCCAGGTGTTCCACCGCCGTCCACGGCTCCTTGCCCGCCGCGGCGGCCCCCGCCGGGCACACCTTCCGGAAGTCGCACCACCCGCACAGCGAACCCGGATTGGCCGGGAACGACTCGTCCGGATCACCTCCGGCGGCCACCGCCTTCTCCGCGGCCATGATGTCCGCCGCGGTCTCCTCGGCCCGCCGCACCTGCCGAGCCAGCGACTCCTCGGTGTGCTCGTGCGCGGCGACCGTCCCGGTCGGCAGATGGTGCAGCTCGACCCGGTAGCACGGCCGCCGGAACACCCGCTGCGCGGCGTACGCGTACAGCGCCAGCGCCTGCGATCCGCGGGCATCGTCGGCGTCCAGTCCGGCCCGCCCGGTCTTGTAGTCGACGATCACCGCTTCCGGGCCGTTCGGTCCGGTGCGGGCGTCGATCCGGTCGGCCCGGCCGTTCAGCGCCAGCACCGACGTCTTGGCGGCGACCACCCGCTCCACGCCGAGCGGCTCGTCCTGCGGGTCCAGCGTCGCGACGTACGCCTCGAGCCAGCCCAGCGCCCGCCGGTACGCCGCCCGCTCGAGCTCCACGTCGCGGTAACCCTCCCGGACCCAGGTGCTCTTCAGCAGCGTGGGCAGCGCCTCCGGCGTGCGCCGCTCGGGTGGCAGGGCATACCAGTTCTTCAGGGCGGTGTGCACGCTCGCGCCCAGCGAGTTGTGCGCCCAGGGCGGCCCCTTGGGCGGGGTGGGGCGGTCGACGTACGAATACCGGTACCGCCGGGGGCAGTCGAGGTAGGCTCCCAGCTTGCTCGGGGTACAGACGAAGAGGCGCTCGGGCATCCCGGCGAAGCCCAGCTGCTCCGGGACGGCGGCGCGGTTCCTGGTGGGGGACACCCGACAATCCTGCCAGCATCCCCCGACAGAAACGTCAGAGCCGCGGCGCGTAAACCTGCACGAAGGCGAAGATGGCATCCGCGATCAGCTGCACCGCGATGGCGGCGAGCAGCAGACCGGCGATCCGGGTGAGCACCTCGATGCCGGCCGGGCGCAGCATCCGCACGATCACGCCGGAGAAGCGCAGCACCAGCCAGACGGTGGCCATCACGGCCAGGATGGCGGCGGCCAGGATGAGGTATTCGTCCAGGCTGCGGGCCCGCTGCACGAACAGCATGGTGGCCACGATCGCGCCCGGCCCGGCCAGCAGCGGGGTGCCGAGCGGGACCAGCGCCACGTTGCTGGTGCCGCCCTGCTCCTGCGGCTCGTCGGTCTTGCCGGTGAGCAGTTGCAGCGCGACCAGCACGAGCAGCAGGCCACCGGCCGCCTGCAGGGCCGGCAGCTGCACGTGCAGGTAGTCCAGCAGGGTCTGCCCGGCGACCGCGAACCCGATGATCACGCCGAGGGCGAGCAGCACCGCCTGGGTGCCGGCCCGGTTGCGGGCCTTCGCCGGCATGGCGCCGGTCAGGGCGAGGAACACCGGGACCATCCCGGGCGGATCGACGATCACCAGCAGAGTCACGAAGAACTCGCCGAACAGCTTGAGATTCACCCGATCAAGGTAGGGTGCGGCACAGTTCCGCGCAGGCTGGTGCGGTGATCGTCACCCGAGGACGGGTACCCCGCTGGCCGCGGCGACGATTTTCTCGTACATCTCCGGGGCGGTGGCGTGGGCGCCGAGCTCAACCGTCTTGTGCGTACCGTGAAAATCCGAGGACCCGGTGACCACCAGGCCGAGCCGGTCCGCCAGCGCCCTGATCTCGGCCCGCTCCGCGGGCGAGTGATCCTCGTGGTCGGCCTCCAGGCCGAAGAGGCCGGCGTCGGCCAGCTCGGCGATCAGCTCGTCCGGCACCACCCGCCCGCGTTTGGTGGCCCGGGGGTGCGCGAAGATCGGCACCCCGCCCGCGGCACGCACCGCGGCGACGGCATCGAAAACATCAAGATCGGACTTGGGTACGAAATACCGCGTCCCCAGCCACGTCGAAGCGAACGCCTCGGTGGTGGTGCGCACCAGCCCGGCCCGGATCAGCGCCTGCGCGATGTGCGGCCGGCCGACCGAGCCACCGGCCGCGTAACCGTGCACCTCTTCCCAGGTGATCGGCACCCCGTCGGCCCGCAGCTTCTCCACGATCTTCTCGCCCCGCTGCTCGCGGTCGATGCGCAGCCGTGACATCGCGTCGGCCAGCGCGGGCTCGGCCGGGTCGAACAGGTAGGCCAGCAGGTGCAGGGAGATCGCCGGCCGCACACCGTGCCACCGGCAGGACAGCTCGGCCCCGCGGACCAGGCTCAACCCCGCGGGCCGGGCCGCCTCGGCCTGCGCCCAGCCGCCGGTGGTGTCGTGGTCGGTGATCGCCATGACGTCCAGTCCGGCCGCGGCGCCCGCCCGCACCAGCTCGGCCGGGGTCAGCGTGCCGTCGCTGGCGGTGGAGTGGCAGTGCAGGTCGATCCGGCTGCTCAGGCGTCGTCTCCCTCGTCGTCCTTGCCCAGCCGGGCCTCGACCGCCTGCGGCTCGTACATCTCCTCGACCACCCGCAGGTACAGCTCGTTCGGGTTGGGCAGGTGCTTGACCTCGCGCAGCGCCTGGTCCTGGCCGGCCGACTCGAGCACGAACGTGCCGTAGCTGAGCATCCGGCCGAGCGCGGACTGCTCGTACTTCATGTCGGTGACCCGCAGCAGGGGCATCATCGCCACCTTGCGGGTGACGATGCCGTTGACCACCATGACCCGCTTGTTGGTCAGGATGAAACGGTCGAAATACCAGTCGAAGACCTTCCAGGCGACCCAGCTGATCACCCCGAGCCAGATCAGCACGGCGACGGTGACCATGCCGTCGATGTTCTGCCGGGTCAGGAAGCCGGCGAGATAGCCGAGCAGGAGGGTGGCGCCGGCGCCGACGCTGAGCGGCAGGGAGAGGTGGATCCAGTGCCGCTTCCACTCGCCGCGGTAGCGCTCGGTGGGGAACAGGTAGCGGGCGACCAGTGTGGTGGGCTCGTCCTCCAGCGGGAGGAAACGGCGCGGGCCGCCGGAACGGTCGAGCCCTTCCAGCTCCTCCTCGGTGAAGACCGGGGCCTCGTACTGGTCGGGCTCGTCGTACTCGTCGGCACGTCGCGCGCCGTGGGTGAACCGGGGATCGTCCGGATAGGTCTGCGCGCGTGTCCGGCCAGGACCGGTGTCCTCGAAGGCGTCGTCCCGATACCTGAAGGCGTCATCGTCGTCGTCCCGAGGGCGCTGGGCACCCTCGCCTCGCGGGTCGCGCGGGTCACCAGGATCCATGTACAGATGTTATGCGACGAGGTCGGTGAAGAACGTGCCGAAGCCTCGTGCGATGTCCGCGATCGTGCCTCCGAGTGACTCGAAGACGGCGGCGGCCGATCTCGGGTTGAAGGCGATGAAGAAGATCAAGAACGCAATACCAAGCCAGGTGAGGACCTTCTTGATCATGGCGGGCCTTCTCCTCTGAGGCGGGTGACATACAGCGCCGCGGCAGTACTGACGGTATCAGCTTCGTTGCTTCGTGTGAACAAAGTGCCCGGAAAGCCGATTGGCGTAGTCGCAGGTCACCCTCGGCGAGGGTCACACGCGACCGTGAAGGTACGGCGAGGGCGCTCCGAACACCAGCTCGGGCGGCACCCCTTCGGAGAAGTCGTGCAGGACGACGTGCTCCGCGAGGAGATAGCCCGCGCTTGCGGGCCACGCTACCGCATAGAGCCAGATTCCTTTGGCCTCACTCACGTACGCACTTCGATCTTCGGGTGACTTGACACACCACAGGGGAGTAGGGTGTCCGCCCACTTTGATCTTCGCGTCCGGGCCGCTCCGCGCGCCGCCGTCGGACAGCGCCTCGGAGAGCAGGTAACCGGGGTCGATGCCGGGAATGCCGGCGAACCGGGTGCCCAGGCCGACGCCCGGTTGCTCGGCGATGAACACCAGATCGGCCGGCCCGCCGCCGAGCGGCTCCGGCCCGCTGCAGGCGAGCGCGGTGGCCCGCACCCCGGACCGGTCGTCGCCGGCCCACCCCACCCCGGTGACCATCCATCCGGCGGGCAACGGCCAGGGCCCCCAGAGCGGCATCGGCTCGGCGCCCGACGCCGACTCCCGCAGCACCGCCCCGACGATCTCCGCGCTGATGTGCTCGGCGACATGGAACGGCGGAACGTCGCCACAGTTGTCGCAGCGCCAGTTGCTGTGCATCAGGTCCGGCTTGCGAACCTGAGCAGCGCATCGGGGGCAACTCACCGTGACACCCACACCCCATACCGTGCGGCTCCGGGAAGCCGCCGTCAAGCGGATCGGCGGAACAGGGAGAGGTCAGGCCGGAGGCGGCCCGGCATGCGCACGGATCCAGGCGTGCATGGCGATGCCGCTGGCCACTCCGGCGTTGATGGAGCGGGTGGAGCCGTACTGGGCGATCGAGAAGAGTTGCGCG is a genomic window of Actinoplanes teichomyceticus ATCC 31121 containing:
- a CDS encoding translation initiation factor 2, producing MSSPTDGPDDDAYWQRPEPGAASLGRPPEDQPTAPEPPPYPGPPRTDPPAPHWRPPTIATPPPPRHMPAQDMDAIDEAEGSARTVTYGVGLVAGAIAIVLICLLCGRALL
- a CDS encoding PHP domain-containing protein, whose translation is MSSRIDLHCHSTASDGTLTPAELVRAGAAAGLDVMAITDHDTTGGWAQAEAARPAGLSLVRGAELSCRWHGVRPAISLHLLAYLFDPAEPALADAMSRLRIDREQRGEKIVEKLRADGVPITWEEVHGYAAGGSVGRPHIAQALIRAGLVRTTTEAFASTWLGTRYFVPKSDLDVFDAVAAVRAAGGVPIFAHPRATKRGRVVPDELIAELADAGLFGLEADHEDHSPAERAEIRALADRLGLVVTGSSDFHGTHKTVELGAHATAPEMYEKIVAAASGVPVLG
- a CDS encoding FmdB family zinc ribbon protein, with product MPTYQYACTECGEQLEAVQSFSDPALTECPNCQGKLRKVFNSVGIVFKGSGFYRNDSRSGSVSAEKSNGSADSATKKSETTPAASTASTSSSTSSTSSSSSSSTGSSSSGAKAAAAS
- a CDS encoding 5-formyltetrahydrofolate cyclo-ligase, whose translation is MSDLTGEAEKSPPDKITLRARLLTARRSLTSADRAAAAARLRDHTLAYVRRSAPRTIAAYVPAGPEPGGPDLPDALRAALPSGGRLLLPVLLPDNDLDWAEYTGSLAPASRGLHEPPGPRLGPPAIREADLILVPALAVGRDGTRMGRGGGSYDRALSRLPTPGPTVIALLHDDEDLDAVPAGPHDRRVHGVLTPSGGFSPRPI
- a CDS encoding MarC family protein — its product is MNLKLFGEFFVTLLVIVDPPGMVPVFLALTGAMPAKARNRAGTQAVLLALGVIIGFAVAGQTLLDYLHVQLPALQAAGGLLLVLVALQLLTGKTDEPQEQGGTSNVALVPLGTPLLAGPGAIVATMLFVQRARSLDEYLILAAAILAVMATVWLVLRFSGVIVRMLRPAGIEVLTRIAGLLLAAIAVQLIADAIFAFVQVYAPRL
- a CDS encoding RecB family exonuclease — translated: MPERLFVCTPSKLGAYLDCPRRYRYSYVDRPTPPKGPPWAHNSLGASVHTALKNWYALPPERRTPEALPTLLKSTWVREGYRDVELERAAYRRALGWLEAYVATLDPQDEPLGVERVVAAKTSVLALNGRADRIDARTGPNGPEAVIVDYKTGRAGLDADDARGSQALALYAYAAQRVFRRPCYRVELHHLPTGTVAAHEHTEESLARQVRRAEETAADIMAAEKAVAAGGDPDESFPANPGSLCGWCDFRKVCPAGAAAAGKEPWTAVEHLAG
- a CDS encoding Fur family transcriptional regulator, translating into MSTGEELLRAHGLRVTRPRLAVLDVLTGGGHLEVEEIARQVRTRLASVSTQAVYDVLGALSRAGLARRIEPAGSPARYEARVGDNHHHIVCRGCGVIADVDCAVGRRPCLSPSEGHGFALDEAEVTFWGLCPDCQSLRVADTV
- a CDS encoding oxygenase MpaB family protein, whose product is MAGDVGFFGPDSVTWKLHQEPILGLGGLRSLYLQALHPRAVAGVSQNSTFRTDMWGRLARTSDYVVTVIYGSTAEAEQASARLRRLHARLSAVDPRTGESFRVDDPDLLRWVHVAEVESFLTTALRAGVRLSAAEIDTYYTEQLRAAALVGLDPATVPATAAEVDDYYTAMRPELGLTRDGAEAAFFLTVPPVPETWGSRPLRLGLTLGPPRWAYLGLASTAIGLLPPWARKMYGTPGWPTTDLAAGLSARGLRALLGSVLAVLPARYRVSPARQAALARAGLA
- a CDS encoding DUF2231 domain-containing protein gives rise to the protein MFDQVNGLPVHILVLHAAVVFVPLLGLGAVVYALVAPWRPRLGWAVALLAVVAPASTFVAKQSGSELYHRLLSHGLQGKGKQILDSHMDYGTTTLWFSLALGVVSLVLVALTSRGKSLPTIAQVAFAVVTVALAAGSGYYIFKTGDSGATAVWGTY
- a CDS encoding PH domain-containing protein, which translates into the protein MDPGDPRDPRGEGAQRPRDDDDDAFRYRDDAFEDTGPGRTRAQTYPDDPRFTHGARRADEYDEPDQYEAPVFTEEELEGLDRSGGPRRFLPLEDEPTTLVARYLFPTERYRGEWKRHWIHLSLPLSVGAGATLLLGYLAGFLTRQNIDGMVTVAVLIWLGVISWVAWKVFDWYFDRFILTNKRVMVVNGIVTRKVAMMPLLRVTDMKYEQSALGRMLSYGTFVLESAGQDQALREVKHLPNPNELYLRVVEEMYEPQAVEARLGKDDEGDDA
- a CDS encoding DUF6758 family protein, whose protein sequence is MGVTVSCPRCAAQVRKPDLMHSNWRCDNCGDVPPFHVAEHISAEIVGAVLRESASGAEPMPLWGPWPLPAGWMVTGVGWAGDDRSGVRATALACSGPEPLGGGPADLVFIAEQPGVGLGTRFAGIPGIDPGYLLSEALSDGGARSGPDAKIKVGGHPTPLWCVKSPEDRSAYVSEAKGIWLYAVAWPASAGYLLAEHVVLHDFSEGVPPELVFGAPSPYLHGRV